The following coding sequences lie in one Chelonia mydas isolate rCheMyd1 chromosome 6, rCheMyd1.pri.v2, whole genome shotgun sequence genomic window:
- the LGALS3 gene encoding galectin-3 isoform X3, with protein MADGFSLSDALSGPGNTNPNAPPNQGWPAGPWGNQPAGPWAYPGAPGAYPGAPGAYPGAPGAYPGAPGAYPGAPGAYPGAPPTAPQFGPGFGSAPQPGGPTAPLRVPFDLPLQTGLVPRLLITIVGTVNPNPSRFSLDFKKGHDIAFHFNPRFNEENRQVIVCNSMIQNNWGKEERTSPRFPFEAGKPFKIHILCETDHFKVAVNDAHLLQFSYRMKNLNEITKLSIAGDISLTSVTPAMI; from the exons ATGGCAGACGGTTTTTCT CTATCTGATGCCTTATCTGGACCCGGTAACACAAACCCAAATGCTCCTCCAAACCAAGGCTGGCCTGCTGGTCCCTGGGGAAATCAACCTGCTGGTCCTTGGGCCTATCCTGGGGCACCGGGGGCGTATCCTGGGGCACCGGGGGCGTATCCTGGAGCACCGGGGGCATATCCTGGAGCACCGGGGGCGTATCCTGGAGCACCGGGGGCCTATCCTGGAGCACCTCCTACTGCTCCACAATTTGGACCTGGATTTGGATCTGCCCCTCAGCCAGGGGGACCTACTGCTCCACTG AGAGTCCCCTTTGACCTGCCCTTGCAGACCGGCCTCGTGCCTCGCTTGTTGATAACAATCGTGGGGACGGTGAATCCGAACCCCTCCAG ATTTTCACTGGATTTCAAGAAAGGGCATGATATCGCCTTCCACTTTAATCCCCGCTTCAACGAGGAAAACagacaagtcattgtctgtaatTCAATGATTCAGAATaactggggaaaggaggagagaaccTCGCCCAGGTTTCCATTTGAAGCTGGCAAACCTTTTAAG ATCCACATCCTGTGCGAGACAGATCATTTCAAGGTCGCTGTCAACGATGCTCATTTGCTGCAGTTCAGCTACCGGATGAAGAACCTGAATGAAATCACCAAACTCAGCATTGCTGGGGACATCTCTCTCACCAGTGTTACGCCTGCCATGATATGA